From Mycobacterium colombiense CECT 3035:
TGAAGTCCTCGAACAGGAGTACCTCAAGCGTCCGCTGATCGACGGCCCGGCTCCCGAGCCGCTCAAGCACCCGATCGACCACGTCGGCGTGCAGCGGCTCAAGAACGGGCTCAACGCGGTGGGCGTCGCCTCGATCGCGGGCCGGGTGTCGGGCACCATCCTCACCGCGGTGGCCGACCTCGCCGAACAAGCCGGCTCGGACCGGATCCGGCTCACCCCTTACCAGAAGCTGGTCATCCTCGACGTGCCCGACGACAAGCTCGACGAGCTGGTCGCCGGCCTGGAGGCGCTGGGCCTGCAGTCGCGGCCGTCGCATTGGCGGCGGAATGTGATGGCGTGCACGGGGATCGAGTTCTGCAAGTTGTCCTTCGCCGAAACCCGGGTCAAGGCGCAATCTTTGGTGCCCGAGCTGGAAAGCCGCCTCGCTGACATCAACGAGCAGCTCGACGTGCCGATCACCGTCAACATCAACGGCTGTCCCAACTCGTGCGCCCGCATCCAGGTCGCCGACATCGGGCTCAAAGGCCAGATGGTCGACGATGGCGAGGGCGGCTCGGTCGAGGGCTTCCAGGTGCACCTGGGCGGCAGCCTGGGCCTGGACAGCGGCTTTGGCCGAAAGCTGCGCCAGCACAAGGTCACCGGCGACGAGCTCGGCGACTACATCGAGCGGGTCACACGCAACTTCCTGAAATATCGCGGCGAGGGTGAACGTTTCGCACAGTGGGCTATGAGGGCAGACGAGGACGATTTGCGATGAGCGAACGAACGACCAAGCTTCCAGAAGCCGAACTGCGGGCCCTTGCCGCCCGCGGGGCGGCCGAGCTAAAGGGCGCCAGCGCCGCCGACGTATTGCGTTGGACTGACGAGACATTCGGCGGCATCAACGGTCCGCGCGGCTGGGCCACCTGCAACTATGTGGTGGCTTCCAGCATGCAGGAGGCCGTGTTGATCGACCTGGCGGCCAAGGCCCGTCCGGGCGTCCCGGTGGTGTTTTTGGACACGGGTTATCACTTCGTGGAGACCATCGGTACCCGGGACGCGATCGAGTCCGTGTACGACATCCGGGTGCTCAACGTCACGCCCGAGCACACCGTCGCCGAGCAGGACAAAATGCTGGGCAAGGACCTGTTCGCGCGGGACCCCGGTGAGTGCTGCCGGCTGCGCAAGGTCGAGC
This genomic window contains:
- a CDS encoding phosphoadenylyl-sulfate reductase — its product is MSERTTKLPEAELRALAARGAAELKGASAADVLRWTDETFGGINGPRGWATCNYVVASSMQEAVLIDLAAKARPGVPVVFLDTGYHFVETIGTRDAIESVYDIRVLNVTPEHTVAEQDKMLGKDLFARDPGECCRLRKVEPLGKTLRGYSAWVTGLRRGETAARANAPVVGFDEGFKLVKVNPLVEWSDEDVQNYIDEHGVLVNPLMYDGYSSIGCAPCTAKPLAGADPRSGRWQGRAKTECGLHAS